A genomic stretch from Calditerricola satsumensis includes:
- a CDS encoding acetone carboxylase subunit gamma → MAYDRKKIEELIDGTIDWETLHRMLSEPKDPERFQMYLEILQERVPWEDRIILPYQYHLYIVQKKDTKEWVIKCDCGHEFCDYRDNWKLHALIYVRDTEEALNEIYPKLMAPDPNWQVFREYYCPSCGTLLEVEAPTPWYPVIHNWEPDIETFYRDWLGQPVPERAEPARK, encoded by the coding sequence ATGGCCTACGATCGGAAGAAAATTGAAGAGTTGATCGACGGGACGATCGACTGGGAGACACTGCACCGCATGCTCTCGGAGCCCAAAGATCCCGAGCGCTTCCAGATGTATCTGGAGATCTTGCAGGAACGGGTGCCGTGGGAGGACCGCATCATCCTCCCTTACCAGTATCACCTGTACATCGTGCAGAAGAAAGACACGAAGGAATGGGTGATCAAGTGCGACTGCGGCCACGAATTCTGTGACTACCGGGACAATTGGAAACTCCACGCGCTCATCTACGTGCGGGACACGGAGGAAGCGCTGAACGAAATCTACCCCAAACTGATGGCACCGGATCCGAACTGGCAGGTGTTCCGGGAGTATTACTGCCCGAGCTGCGGCACGCTGCTCGAGGTGGAGGCGCCGACGCCCTGGTACCCGGTCATCCACAACTGGGAGCCGGACATCGAGACCTTCTACCGTGACTGGCTCGGCCAGCCGGTTCCGGAGCGTGCCGAACCGGCCCGCAAGTAA
- a CDS encoding sigma-54-dependent Fis family transcriptional regulator, with product MHGVHLALTSSHDIARKRKELTREWKGFVVERQIPRSIRPVVQDSWRRCMASGVDPTRRQTTVLLDDDDMQNLLANFRLYQLALPILEQLAKQTEGTGHLLTLCNRDGFILYLRGESSILQKAEKMNFVIGSQWSEEAIGTNAIGTCLKIGQPVQIFASEHFCEGVHEWICSAAPIFDPLTKHILGVVDLTGPWNYAQPHSLGLVVAASQFIQQRLNEETARHRFRLAERYWEARERYPHDGVAALDSDFQVVKANAAARRWLQENEAHWRQLLYQQLTERPSLTDAQSGTAFSSLPPDAPVIEEVFDGNVRIGFLCIIPDKPTARSKAPTRTSTAWQTVVGRSPAIVQAMTKCEMVADADVPVLLLGESGTGKERFARALHASSRRRDKPFLAINCGAIPKELVAAELFGYEPGTFTGGLKQGKKGKFEEANGGTLFLDEIGEMPLEFQVHLLRVLQEKEILRLGGSRPIPVDVRIIAATHRDLAQMVREGRFRADLYYRLNVVSVAIPPLRERREDIPLLIDHFVRRFADKYNRSLPQLDPDLEAFLVHRYDWPGNVRELENAVEHAVLFCTGDRIEATHFPPAIAHAYLANTPNPTARPLTPSPSGAHSDRVAREREHLLAVLSETGGNLSEAARRLGIARTTLYRKLKKLGLEKQAVIHVRNA from the coding sequence ATGCACGGCGTGCATTTGGCGCTCACCTCCTCTCACGACATTGCCCGCAAACGGAAAGAACTGACCCGCGAATGGAAAGGCTTTGTGGTCGAGAGGCAAATCCCTCGCTCCATTCGCCCCGTGGTTCAGGACTCGTGGCGGCGCTGCATGGCGTCCGGCGTCGATCCCACACGGCGGCAAACGACGGTGCTGCTGGACGACGACGACATGCAAAACCTGCTCGCGAATTTCCGGCTGTATCAGCTGGCCCTGCCCATCTTGGAACAGCTCGCCAAACAAACGGAAGGCACCGGCCACCTCCTCACCCTGTGCAACCGGGATGGCTTCATTTTGTACCTGCGTGGCGAATCCTCCATTCTGCAAAAAGCGGAAAAGATGAATTTCGTCATCGGTTCGCAATGGAGCGAGGAGGCAATCGGCACCAATGCGATCGGGACGTGCCTGAAGATTGGACAGCCGGTGCAGATTTTTGCCTCCGAACATTTCTGTGAAGGCGTCCATGAGTGGATCTGTTCCGCTGCGCCCATTTTTGATCCCCTCACCAAACACATCCTCGGCGTGGTTGATCTGACCGGTCCCTGGAACTATGCGCAACCCCATAGCCTTGGCCTGGTTGTGGCCGCTTCGCAATTCATTCAACAACGGCTGAACGAAGAGACCGCACGCCATCGTTTCCGGTTGGCCGAACGGTATTGGGAAGCCCGCGAGCGCTACCCCCACGACGGCGTGGCCGCATTGGATTCGGACTTTCAGGTGGTGAAGGCCAACGCCGCCGCTCGACGTTGGCTGCAGGAGAACGAAGCGCACTGGCGCCAGCTGCTCTATCAGCAGCTCACGGAGCGCCCGTCCCTAACGGATGCGCAGTCCGGCACCGCCTTTTCGTCCCTTCCGCCGGATGCGCCTGTCATCGAGGAAGTGTTCGACGGCAACGTGCGCATCGGATTCCTGTGCATCATTCCGGACAAACCGACCGCGCGATCGAAGGCCCCGACGCGTACCAGCACGGCCTGGCAAACCGTTGTCGGCCGTTCGCCGGCCATTGTGCAAGCGATGACGAAGTGCGAAATGGTGGCGGACGCCGACGTTCCCGTCCTCCTTCTCGGAGAAAGCGGAACGGGCAAAGAGCGGTTTGCCCGCGCCCTGCACGCGTCGAGCCGCCGCCGCGACAAGCCGTTTCTCGCCATCAACTGCGGCGCCATCCCCAAAGAACTGGTGGCCGCCGAGCTGTTCGGCTACGAGCCGGGAACGTTCACCGGCGGCTTGAAACAGGGCAAAAAGGGCAAGTTTGAGGAAGCGAACGGGGGCACCCTTTTCCTTGACGAAATCGGGGAGATGCCCCTGGAATTTCAGGTTCACCTGCTGCGCGTGCTGCAGGAAAAGGAGATTCTCCGCCTGGGCGGCAGCCGGCCCATTCCGGTGGACGTGCGGATCATCGCCGCCACCCACCGCGACCTGGCGCAAATGGTGCGGGAGGGGCGGTTTCGGGCCGACTTGTACTACCGGTTGAACGTGGTCAGCGTCGCCATTCCCCCGCTGCGCGAACGGCGTGAAGACATTCCGCTGCTCATCGATCACTTCGTCAGACGATTCGCCGACAAGTACAACCGTTCCCTTCCCCAGCTCGATCCCGATTTGGAAGCGTTTCTCGTGCACCGGTACGACTGGCCCGGAAACGTTCGCGAATTGGAAAACGCGGTCGAGCATGCCGTCCTCTTCTGCACCGGGGACCGCATCGAGGCCACCCACTTTCCCCCGGCGATCGCGCACGCATATCTCGCCAACACGCCGAACCCAACCGCTCGGCCGCTCACCCCCTCGCCTTCGGGGGCGCACAGCGACCGTGTCGCCAGAGAACGGGAGCACTTGCTTGCGGTGCTTTCGGAAACGGGCGGAAACCTGTCGGAAGCCGCCCGCCGCCTTGGGATCGCCCGCACCACGTTGTACCGCAAGCTGAAGAAGCTCGGGCTCGAAAAGCAGGCCGTCATCCACGTGCGCAACGCCTAA